The Penaeus chinensis breed Huanghai No. 1 chromosome 6, ASM1920278v2, whole genome shotgun sequence genomic interval ttacttaaatatataaatcacaaCCCCGTTTACACCCAAATACATACGTTAACGGCGAAATTCTTGAGGATGCcggccattgtgtgtgtgttgtgtaatttGGAAGCACAGCTGAAGACTACCCGGGCACTCACTTGCCGATTTCTTTTTAGATAGATGTGAGTTGCATTTTTGAGAAATaatgtttcatttattgtttctgAATTGTGGTGTGGTAGTGATTTTACTCATAGAAACATTATATTTAGAGGGTTCACGTAGTGTGTGAAAACTTTTGAAATTCTAAAAGTTTACTAGCGTGGCGAAGTATTTACATTAATCAAAGATATGAttattatacatcattaaagaACATAAATGTTACTCATAATCAAAATATACCATAAGAACAataaatgattatatgatattaatcccttcacaaaaaaaacaaaaaaaaggaaaccggGCCGGGAAGAAGAACAGCTGATTCGAGAACGACTTGTCAGCGAGTCAACAGTGACAGCATGTaagttattcatttaattatgtaCGTTTGAGGCTTTCCACAAATAAACGGAGAGTTTTATGCTTAAATATCGAAGTGCCAGGGTTTTTTTGcatgcgtgttttttttgtgtttggttgATTTTATACCGTATTACATCATTGTGTGACACGGTgggaattgtttttttgttttggtgtttcaCGTCATCCATCTACAGAGATAATTTTGTATGATACCCATTGTATTTAGGAAGTACGTACAATTCCTTGATTATAGAATATAAAAGGGTATAAGATTTTTGAGTGTCTTATAGAACTGCCTAATGACTTGATCAACACAATATGGAaattgatgttattttggaagGCAGCTTTAATTACTCCTTGGTATAGCCTGCAACTGTTTCTAGGACTGTATAGTAAGGCATCTATACAGAGTAGAGTCATTTCACTAAATTCATTCTGTTCTCCAGCATTCACATATAAATGAAGCCCCACCCGTAAACTGGTCCTGACTGTTTTATCAATAACGGGTGTCAAAATTGAGGTAGGCGCACTTGTACTAATGACGAAAAATGACATGGGTAATTAACCCAATTGCCATGTATGGTAAgcttacatgccatgcctactgctatataattttatttattgtattaatatGTAGATGGCccaacaagtgcttagtcaccaaggagtcagttattagtcctacctatcccacctgtttactcttttccttgatttttgtatAGTTCTTATGTATTATTTCAATGTCTATTACCATGATTTTacaacaatttgataatcaaaataacattagaaaaataaatacatttcccGCAATTTCAAGGAAGAGGGAAATCAAGAGTGGTCACTAGGTCTTACTAATAGACTCCTTCTTGGttgaacacatgtggagccatctgtatgtaacaaaattcacaaaaaactacagaagACAGTGGATAAATACGTTGTTGTTGGGTTAAGGTGTACAATTAGAATTTCctatgtatggaaatatacagGGATTGTTTATAAATCATCTCTTACAAGGGGCCGTGTCTCTTGCTTCCACACTCCAAATCTTGTACATAAACATAACACGGTGGAATCTCACAGTTTGTGTGTACCTTCCCTCAGCACTCCTGTCTGCTAAGTATATGTGGACAATAGTTTTCTTcaaagggtgggggttggggaatggTAGCCTATCCTTAGGagaaggttggggggagggggggcaggcccTGGTAGTAAATGATAAGTTGaaagtattttttatatttcagtgCATTCTATTCATTTGGCAATACaggtttattttgtatatttacctTTGAAAAAATAAGCAGATCTCATATGTTTGACCCCCAGCTTTTGTCCAATTGTTTGACTTTTGTCTTGctaattttatatattgttaatGGATAGTTTCTCCACTTAGGCTTATCCATGCTTCATTCTTATAAACCTTAATATTAACctatttcttctttaattttgcTTTAACATATATATCAGGCTAGGTAAAATGATtaattttaatatgattattaatattataattgtcattatgatgataagtattatgattatttttcaatatgattattaatattataattataattataagtgctattatatttataattattagtgttatcatcatcatcatcataatattttaatattattataatttttattagtagtattagtagtattagtagtattagtagtattagtagtagtagtagtagtagtagtattagtagtagtagtagtagtagtagtagtagtagtagtagtagtagtagtagtagtagtagtagtagtatattttttttactttaaaactTCTAATATACCAATGTTGGTGCTTAACATCGACATTTGTAAAATTAAGATTGCAGCATAGCTTACCTCTCTCTTACACTTTTGTAATTGTgttaatcattattttccttgctgatgtcatcattgttagtatttcattattaatggcattattaataacattagtattattgttatcatcattattatcgttgtataCTTTGATTTGTAAGCACCATAATGTTAATGGCTTCTTCTCCAGCTTTTGATCATCAAAATGGCATCTCTTGAGGACTGGGCATGCGCTGAACTGGACAAGCTCGGTATTCCCGATGCAGGGGATATCGTGCGCTACCTCCAACCCATTGATGACCCTGCAGAAGTGGAGGACTACTTGGCCTCGATGTTGGACAAGGGTAATAGTTCACACCAGAAATTCATCAAAGAATTCATGAGAAGGCAAGAGGAAGACAAGTCGGCCGTTGATTCCAGGTTCTACCGCAAGTCCAATATAGAAGAAGATTTTGGATATAAGATTAATGAggggaaaaagaagcagaagaataataaggagaatggtGGGGGTgggaatagtaataaagataattcatCTAACTCTAATTCTAAATCTAATGCACCTGctccatcatcagcagcatcactgGGGAAGAAAAAATCTAAGTTTGTGTCATTGTATTCGGATGAAGGGCAAAATAGGGATGTTATCCTTTTACAAGGCAGACATAGATGTGACTGCCAAGCAAGCAAGCATAAACTGATCAATAACTGCCTGAAGTGTGGCCGCATAATCTGTGAACAAGAGGGATCAGGTCCATGCCCATTTTGTGGTACTCTTGTAACaacaagggaagaaaaggagattcTGAATAGAGGATCTCGAAAGTCAGAGGCACTTCAGAAAAAATTGCTTAGTGATAGAAATGCTGTTGTCAAGGGACAGTCTTCAGATCATCAAAAAGCCATAGATCATAAAAATCGATTGCTGGAATTTGATCGCACAAGTGAAAAGAGAACAAAggtttatgatgatgaaaatgattacttCTGTTTAAATTCTAAATGGCTCAATCAGGAGGATAAAATGAAACttcagaagagagaagaagaattaagGAGTAAACGGTTTGACAGAAGAAACCAAAAGGTGACAATTGACTTATTTGGTCGGAAGATTGTTGCTGAGAAAGATAATGCAGGTCTGTATGACCCAGATGATCCAGTGGTGAAGGAGATTCTTGAAGGTCGAACTCATGACATATTTTCTGCCCCAGACAGGGAAGAATCAGGACCAAAAATTGAAGTGAGTCGGCCAGAATACACCACCACTGGTATCACTAGGAACAAGAAACCGAAAGCTGGCAAGTTCCAAGCTGCTAGTAACAGTATGCGTGTGCAAGACCGAGAGCTTTTAGAGATGACTGATGAGGGTAAGTGCCTGAGTATGCACCAGCCATGGGCATCCCTCTTGGTGGCCGGAATCAAAGTCCATGAAGGACGCATGTGGTACTCCTCCCACAGGGGAAGGCTATGGATTGCTGCTGCAGCCAAGGTCCCAGCTCCTGAGGAAATCCAACAGTTAGAACATATGTATCGTGTTCTCCTAAAGGATGAATATTTACAGTTTCCCAACCATTATCCAACAGGATGCTTATTAGGGTGTGTTGACGTTGTTGATGTGATCCCACAAGAAGAATATCGTACACAGTTTCCAGAAGGGGAGAGTGATAGtccatatgtatttgtttgtgagaGTCCACAAGAAATGATCTTGAAATTTCCTATAAAAGGAGACCACAAAATATACAAACTAGACCCAAAGATTCATCAAGCCGCAAAGAAAGCCCTTCGACCTAGAGAAGAATAGATTtcagtaatagttattattggtaataaataactttttttcatgaaaaatttaataatgtttggttataaatatttttgttattattagtatgctctttgtattgtcgttattaatagtgttcatttattactattattttttgattGGTTATTTACTCATTACTAGTGTTgctgtttttactattactattactattattattattattatt includes:
- the LOC125026430 gene encoding activating signal cointegrator 1-like, which translates into the protein MASLEDWACAELDKLGIPDAGDIVRYLQPIDDPAEVEDYLASMLDKGNSSHQKFIKEFMRRQEEDKSAVDSRFYRKSNIEEDFGYKINEGKKKQKNNKENGGGGNSNKDNSSNSNSKSNAPAPSSAASLGKKKSKFVSLYSDEGQNRDVILLQGRHRCDCQASKHKLINNCLKCGRIICEQEGSGPCPFCGTLVTTREEKEILNRGSRKSEALQKKLLSDRNAVVKGQSSDHQKAIDHKNRLLEFDRTSEKRTKVYDDENDYFCLNSKWLNQEDKMKLQKREEELRSKRFDRRNQKVTIDLFGRKIVAEKDNAGLYDPDDPVVKEILEGRTHDIFSAPDREESGPKIEVSRPEYTTTGITRNKKPKAGKFQAASNSMRVQDRELLEMTDEGKCLSMHQPWASLLVAGIKVHEGRMWYSSHRGRLWIAAAAKVPAPEEIQQLEHMYRVLLKDEYLQFPNHYPTGCLLGCVDVVDVIPQEEYRTQFPEGESDSPYVFVCESPQEMILKFPIKGDHKIYKLDPKIHQAAKKALRPREE